The nucleotide sequence CCGACGCGTCCAGCCCATGACCATCACCTACGCCCGCGATCTGGGCGGATAGCTCAGGCGTCCGTCGCCGATGCGTTGCCGCCGGGCTTCAACGGCAAGCTTCCTCCTCGCCTTGTCGGTACGAGCAGAGTGTTGGCCACGGTCGGCGCAGCCGCTTGGGCCGGCAGGGAGGTATTCCTCGAACCATATCTCGCGTTGATGGTGCTCGCCGGTGCGTGGTGGGCGCTGCAGGACTTGAACCTGCGACCTCCTCTGCGTCAGAGAGGCGCTCTTCCTCTGAGCTAAGCGCCCGGCGAATCAAAACACCCTCGGGTGCTCACTCATTATAGGGACAAGCCCCACACGCCGCAACACGGTGTTTCGCCTCTTTCTGAACCAGGATCCTCAGGAGACGCGACGTCGCCTCCCAAAGCACGAAGGAGGGCGGGCGGCTTTGTGCGAACATGGGCTTCATGGAGCGCACACCCTACCGTGGAAGACCCGCAAGGACACTCCTGACGTTCCTTGTTGTGCTGGCGGCCGTGACCGCGCCCGCCGTCGGCGTCTGGGCGAAATCCTACGACCACCCGACGATTGATGTCACATTCCGCTTACTGCCCGAGGGGGACGCGGAGGTTGACGAGGTCCGTGCGTTCCGGTTTCAGGGCTCGTTCTCGTGGGCGGAGATCCGGCGCCGCACAACCGGGCAGTACGGGACCTACGGCCTGCGCTACCGCGGGATTTGGGACGCCGGCAGCGGCCAGGCAATGCAGTTCAAGCAGTCGCGGGATGGCTCCGAGGAGGTCCTCCGGTGGAACTACTCGGCCGCCGACACGACAAAGAGGTTCCGTATAAGGTACCGCATCACTGGGGCGGTGCAGCGTTACGCTGATGCCGCGCAGTTCTACTGGCAGGCGATCGAGGGAGACCACGCGCCCATTGGCCGGGTCCGGGTCATCGTGCAGGCGCCTGGCGCCAGCCCAGGGCTCTTCAAGGTCTTCGTCCACAGCAAGGCCACTCCGGGCGAACTCCGGATCGCCCCTGACTTCAGGAGCGCCGAGATCACGCAATCCGACATCCCAGAAACCTCGTTCGTGGAAGTGCGAGTCCTGCTGGACCCGGCCCTGTTTCCCAAAACGGTGGTGCGCCAGGGCGAGAACCACGAGAGTCTCCTGGCCGACGAGCGCCGCCACTCCGAGGCAGAGCGGCGGTGGACGTCGGTATTCCTGGTAGGGTTACTGGCCGGAACGCTGCTCCTGGTGGGGCTGATCGCCGCCTACGCGTGGACCTACGCGCGGTACGGACGGGAGCCCTCAGTGGCCTACGAAGCCATCTACGAGCGCGAGCCGCCCCGGCCGCTCCCCCCGGCGGTTGTTCCGGCAATCCTCCCCCAGGGCGGCGTGCGGCGCGCAGATCTCGCCTGGGCCTTCGCGGCCACGCTGGTTGAGGCGGCGCGGTTGGGATACCTGGAGATCGAGGAGCGGCAGGACCAGGGGTTGTTGGGAACCGGGCTCTTCCGCGGCACCGATCTGGTCTACCGGCTCACCGACAACGGTCGCGCCCTCCTGTCGGGTCGGCTGCCCGAGGAGACGAGGCGGGAGCGTTCACTGGATGCGCTCGAGGTGAAGGTGCTCGATGCAGTCTTCCGCAAGGCCCGCAAAGGCGATGAGGTGACCGGCGACGAGATAGAGGCCTGGGGCAAACAGATCGTCGGAAGGAAAAGCAACTTCCTGCTCTTCACGGAGGGGTGGGGCCCGGACCTGCGCCGTTGGTTCGAAGACCGGCACTTCCGCCTCGATGATGCGGCCAGCGAGCGGGCCAAGGGGTGGTTCATCGGGGGCGCGGTGATCACCATTTTCGTGGCCTCGGCGGTGGGCATGGGCCTGACAGCGTTTGCGGCCGTCCCAATAGGGATCGTCTTGATCGGCCTCTCTCTGAAAGGGCTCTCGCGCCGGACCCCTGAAGCCGCCCTCGAGGTGAAGCGGTGGGAGGCGTTCCGGCGGTTCATGGTTGATTTCTCTGCCATGAAGGACGCGGGCCCGAACGTGCTGGCGCTGTGGGAGAGCTACCTGGTGTATGCCACCGCCCTCGGCGTGGCCGACCGGCTGATCGATAACCTGAAGCTGGTGGCGGCCGAAACAGGACAGACGGTTCCGCGCGTGGCATGGTTCCACAGCGCCTCAGGCGGCGGTCGGGCAGGTCTGACGCCTGCCGGGCTCGGTTCACTTGAGGCCCTCTCCAGGTCGTTCCAGAACTTCCAGGGGCTGTCGCGTGCGCTGTCCAGCTCGTCTGGCAGCGGCGGTGGATTCAGCGGCGGCGGCGGCGGGGGCGGCGGCGGCAGCAGCCGTGCGGGCTGAGAGAGGAATCGCGGACCGTCCCCGGGATCAGCCCAGGAGGACGCGCCTACCGGCCGGCCTTGGCCCAGCGCTCGAGAGCCCGCACGCCCATCGAGCCCACCAGCGTCATGATCAGGTACAGCAGCGCCACCATGTTGTAGGTTTCAAAAGCGCGGAAGGTCCTGGCCGAGAGCAACCGGCCCGCCTGCGTCAGTTCCGGGACCGCGATCGCCGAGGCCAGGGCCGAATCCTTCAGCAGCGCAATGAAGTCGTTGCCCAGCGGCGGCAGCACGACGCGCAGTGCCTGCGGGAGTATGACGAACCGCATCGCCTGCCCGTAGCTCAGGCCCAGCGAACGCGCGGCCTCCATCTGCCCCCTGGGAATGGACTCTATCCCGGCGCGGTAGATCTCGGCCAGGTAGGCGCCGTATCCGATCGCCAGGCCCAGGATGGCCCGGTTTAGGTCGCTGCGTATGAGCCGGGTGATGACCTCGGCCGCGCCGTGGAAGCCGGCCGCCCGGGCAGCGCCGGCCAGCGCCGCCGAAACCAGGGGCGCGGCCACGAAGGCAATGTAGATCAGCAGCACCAGCAGCGGAATGCCCCGAACCACCTCTACGTAGAGCGTGGCCACGGTGTAGACCACTGGCCGCCGGGACAGCCGCATCAGGCCGGCCACCAGGCCGATGACCAGCGCCAGCGAGTATGCGGCGAACGTCAGGTGCAGGGTCAGGAGCACCCCATCCCAGAGAAACGCCAGGGTGTCCCTGTAGACCCGGGAGCCGGCCACCACGAACGCGATGCCGGCCCCCGCGGTCAGCAACACGAGCACCCACCAGGGAATCCGCTCCAGGGCGGCCGGAGCCAGCCGGCTCCGGCCGCCGTCGCGTCCGCTGGCGGAGGACGGGCCTCTGGTGCTCACGCGAGACCTACTGGCCCGGGGCCCGCTCCACGAACCACTTCTTGTAGAGGCCGTCGAGCGTACCGTCGGCCTTCATCTGTTCCAGGGCCGCGTCGAACGCCTGCTTGAGAGCCGCATCGCCCTTCTTGAGCGCGATCCCCAGGGCCTCGCTCGTGAACGGCTCGCCCACCTTCTTGATCTTGTCCGGGGTCAGGTTGATGAACCCGTCGGCAGCGTAGCTGTCAATGATGACGGCGTCCACATCCCTGTTGATGAGCGCCTTGACTGCCAGGGCGAATGTCT is from Armatimonadota bacterium and encodes:
- a CDS encoding DUF2207 domain-containing protein, which translates into the protein MGFMERTPYRGRPARTLLTFLVVLAAVTAPAVGVWAKSYDHPTIDVTFRLLPEGDAEVDEVRAFRFQGSFSWAEIRRRTTGQYGTYGLRYRGIWDAGSGQAMQFKQSRDGSEEVLRWNYSAADTTKRFRIRYRITGAVQRYADAAQFYWQAIEGDHAPIGRVRVIVQAPGASPGLFKVFVHSKATPGELRIAPDFRSAEITQSDIPETSFVEVRVLLDPALFPKTVVRQGENHESLLADERRHSEAERRWTSVFLVGLLAGTLLLVGLIAAYAWTYARYGREPSVAYEAIYEREPPRPLPPAVVPAILPQGGVRRADLAWAFAATLVEAARLGYLEIEERQDQGLLGTGLFRGTDLVYRLTDNGRALLSGRLPEETRRERSLDALEVKVLDAVFRKARKGDEVTGDEIEAWGKQIVGRKSNFLLFTEGWGPDLRRWFEDRHFRLDDAASERAKGWFIGGAVITIFVASAVGMGLTAFAAVPIGIVLIGLSLKGLSRRTPEAALEVKRWEAFRRFMVDFSAMKDAGPNVLALWESYLVYATALGVADRLIDNLKLVAAETGQTVPRVAWFHSASGGGRAGLTPAGLGSLEALSRSFQNFQGLSRALSSSSGSGGGFSGGGGGGGGGSSRAG
- a CDS encoding amino acid ABC transporter permease, which gives rise to MSTRGPSSASGRDGGRSRLAPAALERIPWWVLVLLTAGAGIAFVVAGSRVYRDTLAFLWDGVLLTLHLTFAAYSLALVIGLVAGLMRLSRRPVVYTVATLYVEVVRGIPLLVLLIYIAFVAAPLVSAALAGAARAAGFHGAAEVITRLIRSDLNRAILGLAIGYGAYLAEIYRAGIESIPRGQMEAARSLGLSYGQAMRFVILPQALRVVLPPLGNDFIALLKDSALASAIAVPELTQAGRLLSARTFRAFETYNMVALLYLIMTLVGSMGVRALERWAKAGR